Proteins from a single region of Apium graveolens cultivar Ventura chromosome 7, ASM990537v1, whole genome shotgun sequence:
- the LOC141671828 gene encoding small ribosomal subunit protein eS27y yields MTLSNDIDLLHPPADVEKRKHKLKRLVQTPNSFFMDVKCQGCFNITTVFSHSQTVVVCGNCQTVLCQPTGGRARLTEGSSFRRKSD; encoded by the exons ATG ACTCTTTCAAATGATATTGATTTGTTGCACCCACCAGCTGATGTGGAGAAGAGGAAGCACAAGCTCAAGCGCCTTGTGCAAACCCCTAATTCTTTCTTCATG GATGTGAAATGTCAAGGCTGCTTTAACAT TACTACTGTGTTTAGCCACTCCCAAACTGTTGTGGTGTGTGGAAATTGTCAGACAGTGTTGTGCCAGCCAACTGGAGGCCGAGCTCGTCTCACGGAAGGATCCTCTTTCAGGAGGAAGAGTGATTGA